One window from the genome of Paramormyrops kingsleyae isolate MSU_618 chromosome 3, PKINGS_0.4, whole genome shotgun sequence encodes:
- the ing3 gene encoding inhibitor of growth protein 3 gives MLYLEDYLEMIEQLPMDLRDRFTEMREMDLQVQNAMDQLEQRVNEFFINAKKNKPEWREEQMEVIKKDYYKALEDADEKVQLANQIYDLVDRHLRKLDQELAKFKMELEADNAGITEILERRSLEMDSPSQPVNNHHAHSHTAVEKRKYTTPAHHTTEHVPEKKFKSEALLSTLTSDASKENTPGCRNSSLSSASNNAYNVNSSQSLTSYNLSSLPAGVGAGAGAITMAAAQAVQATAQMKDGRRTSSLKASFEAIKNNDFPLNREFSLSRESPGFSSSALASTLTQTLAPSSSDSRGGRKSKNNTKSSNHQSSSSSSSSSLSSCSSNSALAQELQQVSALPESEANSQVDWTYDPNEPRYCICNQVSYGEMVGCDNQDCPIEWFHYGCVGLTEAPKGKWYCPQCTAAMKRRGSRHK, from the exons ATGCTCTACTTAGAGGACTACTTGGAAA TGATCGAGCAGCTACCCATGGATCTGCGCGACAGGTTTACGGAAATGAGAGAGATGGACCTGCAAGTTCAGA ACGCCATGGACCAGCTAGAGCAACGTGTCAATGAGTTTTTTATCAATGCGAAAAAGAACAAACCCGAATGGAGGGAAGAACAGATGGAGGTTATAAAGAAG GACTATTACAAGGCGTTGGAAGATGCAGATGAAAAGGTCCagttagccaatcagatttaTGACTTA GTGGATCGTCACCTCAGGAAGCTGGACCAGGAGCTGGCCAAGTTCAAGATGGAGCTGGAGGCTGACAACGCTGGCATCACAGAGATCCTCGAGAGGC GTTCCCTGGAGATGGACAGCCCGTCTCAGCCTGTGAATAACCACCacgctcactcacacaccgccGTGGAAA AGAGGAAATACACGACTCCGGCGCACCACACCACCGAGCACGTCCCCGAGAAGAAGTTCAAGTCGGAGGCCCTTCTGTCCACCCTCACGTCCGACGCGTCGAAGGAGAACACGCCAG GGTGCAGGAACAGCAGCTTGTCCTCTGCCTCCAACAACGCGTACAACGTGAATTCATCCCAGTCTCTTACCTCCTACAACTTGAGCTCCCTGCCCGCGGGGGTGGGGGCCGGGGCGGGGGCCATCACCATGGCGGCGGCCCAGGCCGTGCAGGCCACTGCCCAG ATGAAGGACGGCCGCAGGACCTCCAGCCTGAAAGCCAGCTTCGAGGCCATCAAGAACAACGACTTCCCGCTGAACCGCGAGTTCTCCCTGTCCCGCGAGTCGCCGGGCTTCTCCTCGTCGGCTCTGGCctccacactcacacagaccCTGGCCCCCTCATCCTCAGACTCCCGGGGGGGGCGCAAGTCCAA GAACAACACAAAGTCTTCAAATCACCAGTCCTCTTCCTCGTCCTCGTCTTCCTCCCTCTCGTCCTGCTCCTCTAACTCCGCCCTCGCCCAGGAGCTGCAGCAGGTGTCAGCCCTGCCAGAGTCTGAGGCCAACAGCCAGGTGGACTGGACATATGACCCCAATGAACCCCGGTACTGCATCTGCAACCAG GTGTCCTACGGAGAGATGGTGGGGTGTGACAATCAAGAC tGCCCCATCGAGTGGTTCCACTATGGCTGTGTGGGCCTGACAGAAGCCCCCAAAGGCAAGTGGTACTGTCCCCAGTGTACAGCCGCCATGAAGAGGAGGGGCAGCCGGCACAAATAA